From the genome of Oryza glaberrima chromosome 1, OglaRS2, whole genome shotgun sequence:
tagttctacttggacaaggggacacctatgggtataaatacaaggccccctaggaggagaggggagagaacaTAGACACGGACAATCAACACacgaccacctcaatcaacacccaacacaatcgacatagaagccataacatagaagcctacatacgccaagacacgccgccggatatcaacttcagggataagcacggctagtaccctacggtgtctccggatcctgtcaggagagacgaaagcgctatctctgatctcgccgggcacggattcgaggtggaaggctaccctgttgtcgactacgagtcagatcgtcagaccgccatgtcgacaatagttagataggctaccccaaatattgtactggtgtgattatcatgaataagagcaataccggcttcggccaacaggatgtagggttattacctaaccgtttaggggcccgaacctgtataaaaatccatgtctccgtctcttttacctcagtctcgcgtataccctagcaccgacgattcccataccatgcaaataccagaacCGCGACATCAGACGTcaacagtggcgcgccaggtaggggactTTGGTGCTctaggatttcgacgagatgggttcaaaagATGGATTCTTCGACAACAAGATACTCGACGACTTCGCTGTGGGAAGATCTAACCCGACCGGAGTATGTCCCCCGACGAGATCGGAATCATCGTCATCAACAATTTGATCTACCGAGATCATCCAAGCTTCAAGACGTCAACGCCGCGGAGAATCAACTGCCAAGACCTTCGCCTACGACATCGGCTGGTATGGCTGCTGCGCAAGCACCGGCTGACCGAGTCTAGATCCAACACGCCACCATGTCCAAGCCGAGCACAATGCAACGCCGCACCGCCGGGATTCATCAGAGTACCAGTGCACTTGTGCTATCACGTGTTTTGCCTGGAGATGGTCAACAAAGCATATTGGCCTAGACATGTCACGTGCACAAACACACACGTGTAAGCATATGACAGGTCGGCATGTTTTACAGGACCAACAAAGTAATCACGTCCAACTCTACTGCATGCTTGTCGACTGTAGCAGGCATAAACAAAGGTAATTAGGAGattgatttttaaaattgatctactaatttcgtagatacatccggcatatatctacaaaggtacgcaatatttcaTATGCAActtatcgtacctattcagatcatacagcattgtcagatccATGATTTATTATGTTTTCCTAGAGCATGtcttttatacaatatctattgcaCGAATGTCCCTGATGTTAAATcaactacggtctaacgctgggggctcgctctgttcTCTtccgtataaatcatgcttgtttacggtttacataatgcctgatatctacatctgctcgttatatcctgataatactagaagatccatgcagttttttgagtacatactcgatattatctgctatatgtcttgccttctagaaaatatttttcaggaacaattgagcactcgagtaggtcgtggtcgagtacaccgcattatcgagaacgatctcgacaaacacagagtcgtcgcgcccaacctaccaaAGAAGACcaacgacctatctcatagcgcCGGCCatcgctggactactcgagaaaaggttgttaacggataattcctcgcgaacgtcgtcggcttgatcacccgacatgattgcgaacggacatccggatatgctacaagttgggtgtgtgagtcatgctggccacatgagacgcacatgtaataaaccaactctagcacctccattggtgttcgagagataattctacacgctcgctagttctcgaaccagtacgtagcaatctctcgcaccgccaacttccattggtgttcgagagataattctacacgcTCGCTGGTTCttgaaccagtacgtagcaatctctcgcaccgccaacttccattggtgttcaagagataattctacacgcTCGCTAGTTCTCCAACCagcacgtagcaatctctcgcaccgccaactttcattggtgttcgagagataattctacacgctcgctggttctcgaaccagtacgtagcaatctctcgcaccgcaaacttccattggtgtccgagagataactctactcgctcgctggttctcgaaccagtacgtagcaatctctcgcaccgcaaacttccattggtgtccgagagataactctactcgcttgctggttctcgaaccagtacgtagtaatctctcgcaccgcaacttccattggtgttcgagagataattctactcgctcgctggttcccaaaccagtacgtagcaatctctcgcaccgcaaactcccattggtgttcgagagataattctactcgctcgctggttcccgaaccagtacgtagtaatctctcgcaccgcaacttccattggtgttcgagagataattctactcgctcgctggttcccGAACCGGTACGTAGTAATCTCTCGCActgcaacttccattggtgttcgagagataattctactcgctcgttggttctcgaaccagtacgtagtattctctcgcaccgcaacttccattggtgttcgagagataattctactcgctcgctggttctcgaattAGTAgaacgtagcaatctctcacaccttAACTTCAAATGATCGAGGTATGACTACATCAATAACGCAGCGGTCTTCGTACCatgacttcagatggttgaggaacagctaggactggtcttcgaccggcagcgtagcggtcctcgtaccacgactccaaatgatcgggagacacctactcactggttctcaaccagttaATCGTAGTGATCTCttgtacatttacttctagtgttcgagttacgactactacctggttctcgaccagcggtgtagcgattcttccactatttccacttcaagtggtcgagtttagactacacctggttctcgactAGCGGTGTAGCGATCCTCCTACTacctttacttctagtggtcgagtttagactactacctggttctcgaccagcggtgtagcgattctcccactatttctacttcaagtggtcgagttgcGACTaccacctggtcctcgaccagaagtgtagcgattctcccattacctctactccaacaaagttgGTATCAGGTACACactatcgccaagtgttttacccggagatcccttaccacgacgacacctagcgttgaaacctatcctactatccctttacgccgtcttgacaaggcctccgaggaacctaagggaactttggctgaggacgcccagagccgataaggccttgtcggatcctgtagagacgaaagaccatataagacctggtcgtgtaagagttctcgccatgcgtattaaccaagccgtgtaatcggaaatggactttccaacttcatggctgagggctaggatcagtgcttgttcaaccgaggcaggtcaaaggtctaAGAGCCTTATCtcccgagaacgattctccgaagACAAGGCTAaaggctagggagagtgtataattcaacaaactgactgatcgaagttggtaaaagagtagacgctcatatagaaaacattggtctgtaaatttaattcattttcaattttccatacatattataacatgttaccctttgagcgttcgctcgggggctatttctatttgatattcttttctgagtattgatttcaggaaaattctattcgacattgtgGAAGACTCCacgtctctatggttctacaccaagatcgactaaggcgagtacggcaaatgttgacaaggctccgtcgcagactctacgccttctcgatcgctcgagaacggttgctggatttcgacaaggaatacagaatgaagagatggtgtacccgcggagataaaatttcttgacttcaatctaaattctcgattacagcaagacgggagacttagtcgtatgctctgtactttcttggttgacgtcggagattgactcagacaaaccctttaggtgcccgcacgaggctgataaaggaagtctaacgttatctctgaactcaccgagaacggtcacttGAGCTCGATAATAGTTACTCCATGGTCAGCGGtcgagaatatgaattcgttcatttgcattgaagtcgggggctactgtcagggttatggataccacgtACCTAATTGTAGTCGACtacatctcggcaggacccaccacataccatgtcttatacggaaactgacttcagatatggagggagtttcggataaggaaagataaccagagttctacatggaaacgacaaggactgctcggattgtatccatattggtttctctagttctacttggacaaggggacacctatggatataaatacaaggccccctaggaggagaggggagagaacaTAGACACGGACAATCAACACacgaccacctcaatcaacacccaacacaatcgacatagaagccataacatagaagcctacatacgccaagacacgtcgccggatatcgacttcagggataagcacggctagtaccctacggtgtctccggatcctgtcaggagagacgaaagcgctatctctgatctcgccgggcacggattcgaggtggaaggctaccctgttgtcgactacgagtcagatcgtcagaccgccatgtcgacaacagttagataggctatcccaaatattgtactggtgtgattatcatgaataagatgtagggttattacttgaccattcaggggcccgaacctgtataaaaatccctgtctccgtctcttttacctcagtctcgcgtataccctagcaccgatgatccccataccatgTAAATACCAGAACCGCGACATCAGACGTCGACATAAGCCACTATAAGCTTATGtaagaagagaaaaaacaaaaaagaaacgtGTTgactctcatgcaagagctagctctACACATACGTActccaaaacaaatatattaaatgcaCAAGTGATAATTTTTAGTAAGATTATTTAACTATGAAGGCTTCCCCTACGGTgcttttccttaaaaaaagaaaaactaaaaccaatcttataattaattattatatatgttggctttaataTGGACTAATAGTTAGGAGTGAGCTCTACTATCAAACTTACTCTTAaaagcaagtacaatagcaaaTCTATAAGTCCGCTATAAGTACATgtggagaagagaaaagagaagagaagtgtgctacaaatttatagccataTGTAGTATGTATGGACTTCAAGACGCTGTGTGTCTAAGAGGtaagaccatatattaatagtgtagtatatatatatttatagataactattatacgaattgactattaaattagttatatatgatttgtaattagtagttgactatattaaacttgctctaactatACACACACACTTCTAAACCACTCCTCATAATTTAATAAGTGGCATCCTAGTGTTTTTCTTGGTTCTTAATCTTTGAGAGAAAACACTACTACTTTCatattaaaatatagcaatctaatattaaataaggcatatatataaatttatattattaaaatatatcatatccgATTAGATTACTACTTCAGTGTAGTAAATCTCGGCCGAATCGATCGCTAAATTGGCTGTCTAGTACACTTAATTAGTTATTTACTATCATGCAATCATCCACTTATTGTCCAATTTAACCGATTATTACTTGTTGTAATTAAGCCTAATTGGGCATTGATTCAAATGGTAAGTtctcctctgtttcatattgtaaaactttctagcattgctcatattaatattaatatagaagttaatgaatctagacacatatatatgtttagattcattaacatttatataaatgtgggcaatactagaaagttttacattataaaacggggAAAGTAGCCTGCAATATGACAATCAACCCTTCTATAGCATATAAGTTACTAACAAAATTATAGTTCTACGAGTATAATCACAAGGGTAATCACAAgagtatattttattattttgataATAGTGTGTTAAATATCTCTAGAATCACAACaagttactccctctattccataatataagacgtggTTAAAgttgacacggtctccaaaactaatctttagcttatttttttcatatactataaggtctatagcaacaaaattatagctatatgaaagtaaatttaaatctcaatctaatgatataatttttaacaaagaaaattcattttatattatactaagtgttggtcaaatgttttaaatgtTGAATTTTGAAATAATGAGCGTTTTACGTTATGGAATGAAGAGAGTATTATTAAGATATTAATACTAACGTGAATGTCAAATATCCGTATAATTCCGACTACCTTCCGTAATCCGATTAATTGTTAGactgtactccatccgttcgaACTCCGTTTTCTATCTTTTACTACAACATTGACTGACTAGTAGTATCGTGTGCCATGTCGAAAGCGAAAGATTTACTGTGCAAGTGACGAACAAAAGCACCACAAAAATCCAAGCTCACCATTAAAACCACCCAAAATCCGAAAACATTTTTAGCATTTTTAACTTCTATATGAATTAATCCACCTACGTAGCCACGACCATCAGTCCAATAGTTCACCCTCTCCCAAAGTGCAAACCCCGATGTTTACCCTCGTCATCGTACGCAGTAAATTACTCCCTCTTCCGGCGCGCTACAGGATGGCATCGGCAGCTCCCGGGCGCAAACAAACCCCAACTTGCCTTTCCGTTCCGCCGCTCGGTCTGCTCCAGCCAGCGAACCGCGAATACAATAGCCGGCGCCCCGCGCGTACACGGCCCCGAGGCCGAGGCGCGGTGGCTCGGCGACCGCGCGCTGCACACTCAGCGCTCGCGCAGCAGCATTTCCACTCACTTTTCCGGTTTCCATCGCCCGCACCGCGGGGCGAGACGGGGCGGCGAGCCCAGTGGTGGTGACCTGGTGGGCGTGGAGCCACTAGCGACAACCCATGCAACGAGAAATacgagtagttttttttttttgtgttcctTTGAAGtttttctccctcctctcctcaacTCAACTCAACTCCCGATACTGTACGCTGCCTGCTGTACTGCTCGCTCTCCTCAGTCCAGCTATCTCCCATAGACTTCGCACCAACCCCTCGCACGCACCACCAAAGAAaacaacgttttttttttcttctcaggaaaagagagagagagagaggaaaattaTACTACTACTCCTGCTCTACTGTCCAGCCACGGACACCAAGgcaggagaggggaagggggatgAGCAGCTCGGCGTGGTGAGGTGAGCCGAGAGGTGGGGCGGTGGCTGCTGCATTGCATTGGGcgggagagatcgatcgatcgctcgcCGGCGCTGGGGCTGGGATCTCGCGGCGCTCGAGGGCGCTGAGGAGGAGCTCTGTGGCTGCTGCGGCTTCTTGGTCAGGCGCCGGCGTTGTGCCCATTGGGCTGGGGTCAAGCTCGCCGTGATCTGGGGATTTGGATCTCCGAGGCGCGTTGCCCGTTCGCTGTCGGGAGCCGCCGGGGCGGGTGGTGGGTGGAAGGCTCCATTGCGGCAGTTCGGTGGGCGGCTGCTGATTGGGGGCAGCCGGGCGGGAGATCTGGCCGTCGGCGGGGAGCTGCAGATCCCCTGCCTACTGCGCGTCCACGCTTCGCTGCCGTGGAGATTCTTGAGGAGGTTGGtggtggggatggggatggtCGGAGCCTACGCGGATCCCTTCCTGCCTCCGAAGATGGCCTTGTCGGCGTACGCCGCGCCGATGGGGGAGTATGgccagccgcagccgcagccgcagccggcgccgcgcccgccgGCCTGCCCGtactcgtcttcctcctcctcgccgccgccggtctccgCGTCGTACCATTCTTGGCCTCCGGCGACGTCAGCTTCGCCGGTGAGTAGCCCACCTCCGGTCTCCTCTCCGCCAGAGTCGTttccgtcatcgccgccgccggcattgtcgccgccgccgccggacgctcctcccccatcgctcccgccgtctccgccgccgtccccacccCCGTCGCCGCCCCAAGTGGAGGtgcaagcgccgccgccgccgatgacaACTGACCAGCCGCGCGTCCAGCCCCGCGTGTACCCAtcacccccgccgccgtctctcCCCCCACCTCCGCCTCAGACCttctcgccgccatcgccacctccATTTCacccaccgtcgtcgtcgcccgctCCAGCTCCAGTGCCTGCTGCTGTAGTCtatccgcctcctcccccaccaagaatcgcctctccaccgccgccgcgtaaTCACATCAAGCCACATTACGTGCCGCGGTCATCTGCGAGGTCGCATTCGAATTCGACCCGCGCATCAAGTGGCGCCGGCAAGAACATCGAGATATCGAGGGAGGCAGCCACCACAATTGTAGCACTTGCCGGGCTTGCCATGCTCAGCTTTGTCGGCGCTACAATTTGGTTCGTCAAGAAGAAGCGCCGGCGGATAGAGCCTCCTGCATCACTGCCGACACAGCagccagctccgccgccaccgccaaacTACTTTCCCTCTTCCGGTGGATCCTCGCTAACGTCAGGTACAAAACTTGAGCATCGAAGTGTTTTAGTGTACAACTATATGTGTGGATCCTAATTTTATCCATCGAACTTGATGCCAATTGTTTGTACTGTCAGATGCATTTTTCATATCACCTGGATATCATCCGGTCAGGTTGTTCAGTGCGGGGAGCCATGGGTATCCATATTCACCAGCTGATTCTGCCATTGGGTACTCTAGGATGCTATTCACCCCAGAAAATTTGGCAGAATTCACAAATGGCTTTGCAGAGCAAAACCTTTTGGGAGAAGGTGGATTTGGGTGTGTTTACAAGGGCATCTTGCCAGACAATCGCCTTGTGGCTGTCAAGAAGCTCAAAATTGGGAATGGGCAAGGAGAACGTGAGTTCAAGGCCGAAGTTGATACTATCAGCAGAGTACATCATAGACATTTGGTTTCACTAGTAGGCTACTGCATAGCAGATGGCCAGCGGATGCTTGTTTATGATTTTGTTCCAAACAATACGCTTTATTACCATCTCCATGGTAAGAATCTTTTATCAGTTCTAGTAaccttgatttttttaaaatttatttctaGCTTCACTGAGGCTGAGTTTTCTTAACTGATCACTAAACATGCCCATGAAATTGCAGTAAGTGAAGCGGCAGTTCTTGATTGGCGAACAAGGGTTAAGATTGCGGCCGGAGCAGCCCGTGGAATTGCTTATCTGCATGAAGACTGTAATACTACTTTCCTTTGTTAAACTAATCCATTTCCCTCAAATAGGATTGTTTTCTTAGTATTGCCCTGCTTTGTTCATCAGGTCATCCTCGGATTATACATAGAGATATTAAATCATCCAATATTTTATTGGATGACAACTTCGAAGCTCAGGTATGCTATTACTTGGTGTATGACCTCCATCGCCAGACACTTTAATGTGATtctatattctttttttttcttctaatttccCCTCTCCAACAATGCCAGGTTTCTGATTTTGGACTTGCAAGGCTAGCAGCTGACTCCAATACGCATGTCACGACACGTGTCATGGGTACATTTGGGTATGTGAACTTGCGAGTATAGCGAAAGTCTCGCAGTTCTCCGGAATTTTATGGCTAATATCTgatctaaaaatataattttgattaACAAATGTAGTATGCCCTCTGCAGGTATTTGGCTCCAGAGTATGCGTTGTCTGGCAAGTTGACTGCAAAATCTGATGTATATTCTTTTGGAGTCGTTCTTTTGGAGCTTATTACAGGAAGAAAACCTGTTGATGCTTCCCAGCCACTGGGAGATGAGAGCCTTGTTGAGTGGGtgagtttaaaaaaatattctgaaCATTCTATTTGACTCAGTTTAGGTCCTAGTTATGCATATATTCAGATTTTTAGCATGTGTTTGTTTGATtgagattttctaaaaatgtCAGGATTGAGTGTTCCACCTGCATTAATTTTAATGAGAttaaaatgtaaatatataaacaaGACATTCCCTATAGGTCTATATAATCTGCTTAATGATTTGGTTGCTGATTTTCTGTTCCACAGTGCTGATCACTATACCTGTTGAGGTGAAATACCCAGATTTGTAGGTTCTGGTATATGCAACTTCGTAAGCCCTGGTGGCATGTAATTAGTTTGCCTTTTCTCTTAAAAGCCAATCAACCTTTCAATTCTTTTATTTACAATGTTGCCAATATACTTCTAGCAGCTGTAATCTGTTAGTCCTTTCGTTGGCCCCACTTTCGTAATATGTTGTCTGAGGAAATGATATGGAGAGAGCCAAGTTAGCTAAAAGTTCCAGGGGTTGGAGCTTTTACAAAAGTAGGCAGCCTGATTATTCTTCCAGAGTGGCACACAAAAAGCAGAGACTTATTTAATGCAGTGTTACAACCATAAGCTGTGATGAGTCATGAAAGAAGCTAGAGAACTTCGGCAAGGACTTGAGCGATTTGAAGGACAGAGAGAAAGACACCAATTATCATGTACCTATTTAGATAGTTGCATAGCAATCATAAAGGAATTGATGCAGTGCACAAGTGACACCTAAGTATAGGACATTCCTTCTGGTTATTATCTGGTCTGAAGGGTTTCATGATAGCTTTTTGCGTTGTATAATGCGAACATAAAATATGCTGGTCCATCTAATATGAACAATAACACAAATAGTAATGTCATTACCGTACCCGTGTGAACCTATATGGACTTCTAATTTTCATCATGAGTTTGAAGCATTTGGACTGGGATTAATTTACCAGTGTTGTGATCTTAAAGCAAACCTAATtcatgttgaaaattttcaggcTCGGCCCCTTCTCCTCAAGGCAATTGAACATCGAGAATTTGGTGACCTCCCTGATCCAAGGATGGAAAACAGGTTTGATGAAAATGAGATGTATCATATGATAGGAGCTGCAGCTGCATGCATTCGTCATTCTGCAGCAATGAGACCGCGGATGGGGCAGGTAATGAACACACCCAAATTCATTTATGAACTAGTGACACCCAAAGACCAAAATGTGATGTTTCCTTTGCATCTCTCAGGTGGTTAGAGCACTAGATAGTTTAGCAGACTCTAACTTGAACAATGGCCTTCAACCTGGCCGCAGTGAAGTATTCTTAGAACCACAGTCCGAAGAAATTAGATTGTTCCAGCTGAGAGAATTCGGCAGCCGAGATTGTAGTGACGAGATGAGCCAAGCTAGCTGGAGAAGCCGAAGAGATTTGTAAACATGTTCAGCACAAGATCATTAACAATTTTTTGGCCATTCTTTACATGTAATTATCTCTTTTACATGATTTTTTCCCCTCTGAGGCAATTCATGTTTCTCCATGGAATAAAATTTTGCATTCTTTGAGGAGATAAGTAAATCATtccttccttttcccttttcagTGAAGAGTATACAGATGTTTGATTCTTGGCATTCGCCGATAAACAACTGTATTGTTTTCGCTTCTTTTTGAGCAGGCCAGATTGCTGTCCGTGCACTGCAAGTCTCTGCGGGGATAAGGCTGTAAAGCTTATCAGTGGTTGCTTACATTCTATCCTCATGCCTTGTTTTGAGCACAAGTACAATCATTAGCGCCACATTTCCGCAATGTTCGAATTGCTCTGCATCTTATTACAGTGTTCGCTTGccgtaagagcaggtacaataacaggctattagctagctataaatatattttaatgagataaaagatgagagagaagagcagcaggctacagatctgtagctagctgtagcacggacttcaagacgcaatatgtgtatgacaggtgggatcatatattagtagtatagtaagcaactattgtataaattagctattagatcggctataaatgaattggagctagtagtgggctatactgtTAAACTTCCTCTAACGGTGGTTGCCGCGTCACTGGCGACGCAAACACCTGCTGCTTAATACGTAGATCATTGAGATTCGCGTGGATCTCGCCTCTGTGTCGACCGATCGGCCGTTGATATGATATATAGCGGCGACCACATGATGGGGGAGAAAACCCAGTGGGCGGATGGCAATGTCGCACCAAGAAATACGCGCACGAGCTGGTTGGCCTGGATTGatggcgaggcgagcgcggatGGACGTCGTCACGTCGATCTgtcggttgccgtcgccgtctcccttTAATTTGCCTCCCCTTCTTTGCTTCGCCATGCCTGTTGCTGGCCGTGTTTGCTGGGCCAAATCGAGATCGAAAGTTGGAAACCAGGGCCGCAGTATATTGTTGGCCCAAGCCCAGCAAACCAGAGAAATACGGATCATACGGTTGCGTGTCCTGTACATGCGTCGGCAATATGTGAAATCCTTGGGGGATAatagtattattattatctcTCGGCAGACCTACGATCTTACGTAGCTTACCTTAAATAATTGTTCGTGCTTCTGGCGTAAAGTATTGGTGTGCAATAATAATCCGACTGCAGCTTGATCTGCTCGTATCTTTTAATAgccggccgtcgccgtggcGACCATCGTCATCGCTAGGTCCCTAAAATTAACAGCTTGGCAGCATGATAAATTGATAATAGTTTACTCGTTGATTAATCCAATTCGTAATACATGGAGGAGTAAAGCAGTTCGCTTCCGCGGCCCGCTGCGCTGCCAGGAACACCATCGAGATCGCGAGACAGCTCCCGAACGCAAAGCACCCACCCGCGGGCGATCGGGACGTGTCGCGCAGCATGCAAGCCGCCGCACCCGAGCCCTTCCACGTGCCCCAAGCTTCCGTCCCGGTACGTCCGTGTCCGCCCGGGACAACCGACACAGGACCGGACCCAACTCGAATACGGACTCGTGTCACTTCTTGCTTATAAAAGGCAACGCATCGCCGCGCGCTCGCTCATCAAACAACATATAGCCGCGTCTCCTCATCTAATCCAACGCCGCCGTGATCATCGATGGCATACGAGACGTCGTCTGACCACcagcttgcggcggcggcggagtttcTAGCCGCGCTGCAGgtgcacctcgccggcgccgaggcgtcgtcgccgacgtggGGGGGCCGGTGCGCGTACGACGAGGACTTCATGATGTACGAGTTCAAGGTCCGGCGGTGCCCTCGCTCGCGGGCGCACGAGTGGACGTCGTGCCCGTACGCCCACCCGGGCGaggccgcgcggcgccgcgacCCGAGCCACGTCACCTACACCGGCGAGCCGTGCCCGGActtccgcgtcgccgcccgcgccgcatGCCCGCGCGGCTCCGGGTGCCCGTTCGCGCACGGGACCTTCGAGACGTGGCTGCACCCGTCGCGCTACCGCACGCGGCCGTGCCGCTCCGGCATGCTGTGCGCTCGCCCGGTATGCTTCTTCGCCCACAACGACAAGGAGCTGCGGATCGTGGgcgacgacgctgccgccgccacgccctCGCCGAGGTCCCCGTTCACGACGTCGGAGGACTCACCTCCGCCGTCTCCGATGGACATGAAGCAGATTGTCCTTGCAATGCAACAGATGGATGCGAGGAAGGCGACGCGATCGGTCGCTCCAAAAACGGACATGCTACAGCAGGAGCTGGAAGAGGACGCTCCGGAACTGGGATGGGTGTCTGACCTGTTG
Proteins encoded in this window:
- the LOC127759976 gene encoding proline-rich receptor-like protein kinase PERK8; its protein translation is MGMVGAYADPFLPPKMALSAYAAPMGEYGQPQPQPQPAPRPPACPYSSSSSSPPPVSASYHSWPPATSASPVSSPPPVSSPPESFPSSPPPALSPPPPDAPPPSLPPSPPPSPPPSPPQVEVQAPPPPMTTDQPRVQPRVYPSPPPPSLPPPPPQTFSPPSPPPFHPPSSSPAPAPVPAAVVYPPPPPPRIASPPPPRNHIKPHYVPRSSARSHSNSTRASSGAGKNIEISREAATTIVALAGLAMLSFVGATIWFVKKKRRRIEPPASLPTQQPAPPPPPNYFPSSGGSSLTSDAFFISPGYHPVRLFSAGSHGYPYSPADSAIGYSRMLFTPENLAEFTNGFAEQNLLGEGGFGCVYKGILPDNRLVAVKKLKIGNGQGEREFKAEVDTISRVHHRHLVSLVGYCIADGQRMLVYDFVPNNTLYYHLHVSEAAVLDWRTRVKIAAGAARGIAYLHEDCHPRIIHRDIKSSNILLDDNFEAQVSDFGLARLAADSNTHVTTRVMGTFGYLAPEYALSGKLTAKSDVYSFGVVLLELITGRKPVDASQPLGDESLVEWARPLLLKAIEHREFGDLPDPRMENRFDENEMYHMIGAAAACIRHSAAMRPRMGQVVRALDSLADSNLNNGLQPGRSEVFLEPQSEEIRLFQLREFGSRDCSDEMSQASWRSRRDL
- the LOC127762222 gene encoding zinc finger CCCH domain-containing protein 10; translation: MAYETSSDHQLAAAAEFLAALQVHLAGAEASSPTWGGRCAYDEDFMMYEFKVRRCPRSRAHEWTSCPYAHPGEAARRRDPSHVTYTGEPCPDFRVAARAACPRGSGCPFAHGTFETWLHPSRYRTRPCRSGMLCARPVCFFAHNDKELRIVGDDAAAATPSPRSPFTTSEDSPPPSPMDMKQIVLAMQQMDARKATRSVAPKTDMLQQELEEDAPELGWVSDLLM